The DNA region ATGCGTGTGTGATCGGCAGACATGTTTTTTGAACTATCTGCTTAAAGTGCAATCGGTCTGTATGGGCCAGGAAAAGTCCTTATGGGAACAAATAGGGCCACcatgaaaaatataaaatatgaaGACTCGGCATATACAATTATACACTGCAAGAACCGAGGTGTTACAATTGACACCGTGGGTATAGTCACATTAATATAGACAACTAAAGGGGGAATCCAAGTTAACACCACAGGGTGTTgaaataacaccaatgtaattgTGTTGGCAAAAATAAGTGTTATTTTGTCACTAATGATGTAAATTTCGACCCATTTTCGGTAGATGTTTCACAATACATGTGGTGTCAGTTTTAACagcccagtttttgcagtgttaGTAAAAAGGTTTAGCTACATGTTcgttgatgacgtcatcactgttTGCCAATTCTAGCTCGCGCACAGGGATATTAACATTGACAATGGTAAGTTTGATAAGCTGGGCAATTTTTCACATGACGTCCGCGAAAAAATATGTCCTACTCCCACATTGACGTTCAGGTAAATACGTGTCGCTAAACTTTCACACATAATTTTTACTATCTTTACTATTTTTAGTTCCCGCATATCAAGTAAAATATTACTAATTAAAATCATGAACCTAAAAGGAACATGTGAAAGAGGGGATTGCACAGTACGTTGAAGATAAAGGTTGTCTGTACAAACAACCGTTCCCATACCAATTAAGAAAACCCTGAACATTTCGGGCAGCGAACAATGTGAACATCGATTGTGAAGTGGAACATTTGCCATCAATCTGTTCTGCGACACAAGTCAATACCATAATGTTATTAATttgtgattaatttgttttgtgtgtctTTGTCTGTATTTTCTCTAGTATATTTCCAGTCGATGCTGGCATTTGAGCTGATTGGAGTTGCTGCAACTCTAGCGGGATGTTGCGTTGCTGGTATAGCTATCTTCAAGCAGCAACCTCTAGCAGTACTCGTTGCTGCATTTACAATGTTCTTTTCAGGTGGGTAATTTCTCATATTTAAGAGCAGTACTGCTCAATGATAGAACAACTTCGTCATCAACATTTGCACTGGAATAGTTTCGTTGATGTTGATTTTGCCGTTGCTGttactgttgttgctgctactGTTGATTGATGTGGCTATTGatattgctgttgctgctgttgctgttgttgttgttgttgattgatGTGGCTATTGatattgctgttgttgttgttgctgttgttgttgttgattgatGTGGCTATTGatattgctgttgctgctgttgctgttgttgttgattgatGTGGCTATTGatattgctgttgctgttgttgttgttgttgattgatGTGGCTATTGatattgctgttgctgctgttgctgttgttgttgattgatGTGGCTATTGatattgctgttgctgttgttgttgttgttgattgatGTGGCTATTGatattgctgttgctgctgttgctgttgttgttgattgatGTGGCTattgatattgttgttgttgttgttgttgttgttgttgttgttgttgttgctgctgctgctgctgctgctccTGTTCTTcttctgatgatgatgttgctgttaacgttgttgttgttgctgatgcGTCCATTATTAGTGTTGATATTATTGTTTCATTGCTGTTCCTGCCcctactgttgttgttgttgttgttgttgttgctgttgctgtcgttgtcgttgtcgctgTCTTTGTTGTcgttgccgtcgttgccgttatcgttgttgttgtcgctgccgctgttgttgttattgttgttgttatcgtTGTCGATGTCGCTGTCACTATTTTGTCGTTGTGTCGATGCcgttgtcgctgtcgctgtTGTTGTCATCGTCGTTTTCGCTGTtgatgtcgttgttgttgttaaaagttttggtttttaaatttaaatttaatttacttttttttttttttttttacaggaatgTTCATGTTGGTTGGACACTCTATGATGCTGAGTATTCATACatcaaaaaataacaataatgagtCATCCGGGGGTGGGTGGCATCACGGATGGTCATTTATTGTCGCCTGGCTTGCATTCGGCCTATGCCTTGTAGCAGGAGTAATAAACTGTATTGTGTACAGAAACTTCCGTAAGATGTCAGAGGAACTGACTGGGACGCCCTCTCGTGTCAAGTATGCCAACAGACCACATCCACCCGTCAATCTTGggtcaagcatttgaaagcacgcCATAGTGGCGAGAATGACGTCGCTGCGTGTTGCAGCCcgtaacaaaataatgttgccTAATTTTGTGTAAAAGAACTGTTTAAAACAGTGCATagtaaaattacattttatcGTGAGTTACTGCAGGAAGTAGTTCTTACTCGTCGGGGAAACTGTGTGGCAAAGTTTCGTAAAAATTAGCAGTACATTATAGATTCATTTAATTATCTatatcatttttaaaaaagtacaatctTTGTTTCAAAACATAATTTCTGCAAgaggtttttgtttctgttgttgGTATAAATAACTTACGACGTGAACATTTTAAGCATGGTTTAACTTCGTATTGTCAGTGCCTTTTTTACTTGTCCTTTTCCTTGTACATTCATGAGATTTATATACattgaaaatatttattggAGTGATTGTCAGATGTTTATAAAACGTTTGATAATCCACATAGAAGAAATATTACCTTAATATGCACAAttaacaattaacattttaacaagACTCTCATGATTTCCAAAGTCACCAGAGAATCAAATGTTACAAGTAACGGGCACAATCCGGATGGTAAGAAAGTTTGGTACTTTTGGACGTGAGATTGTATGGTGACCGTCTTCCCTATAGCAGTTGCACTGGCAAACTTGCATATTAAAGACGTTTCACTTCTAGCAAATCATTGTTTTTACCCCAGGAAATTTGGGTGTCCAAAACAGTATTTCCCAACAGGTCAAGGCAGTTTGTGTGTTAGGTTGCAATGGAAAACTGCTGGGCCACCATCTGCTTACAAGAATTGCTTGCAAGTTTGCTTCAGTATGGGTGGACTAGAAACTTGGGTTAGGGCAGCCCTACGTGAGGAGAAAACGtctgatatttttttcccccacattTCTTCTGATATACATCAATGTGCACAACCATAAAAAATGCGCTGTTTAAGTGCATCCTCAGCACATGCAGTAAACATAAACCTATCATTACAAGCCAATTAGTTGACGATAAATCTTATGTCTTTTATAGTCTTTTGGAGGTTTTCTtctgtacaaatatttgttctAAAATATAATGTTAGAACGGGCTCTACAAGTGAAAGCAAACCGACTCTTTTACGACTGTGAACCTTTAACTGAATCAttgtgacctcaaaatttaaaaatattcaaacacTTCCGGGAGCTCGTTTAAAACAGGTTACACTGG from Asterias rubens chromosome 7, eAstRub1.3, whole genome shotgun sequence includes:
- the LOC117293149 gene encoding lens fiber membrane intrinsic protein-like isoform X2, which produces MNLSTMKNAKELLYFQSMLAFELIGVAATLAGCCVAGIAIFKQQPLAVLVAAFTMFFSGMFMLVGHSMMLSIHTSKNNNNESSGGGWHHGWSFIVAWLAFGLCLVAGVINCIVYRNFRKMSEELTGTPSRVKYANRPHPPVNLGSSI
- the LOC117293149 gene encoding uncharacterized protein LOC117293149 isoform X1, with translation MNLSTMKNAKELSPLAGAISNRTKPTEFTLTKVIETSEVYFQSMLAFELIGVAATLAGCCVAGIAIFKQQPLAVLVAAFTMFFSGMFMLVGHSMMLSIHTSKNNNNESSGGGWHHGWSFIVAWLAFGLCLVAGVINCIVYRNFRKMSEELTGTPSRVKYANRPHPPVNLGSSI